The DNA sequence GGGCCGGGGATCGGCGAGGCGACGCCGTGTCCGCCGGCGTACGGTGCCGTGCTCGACAGACCGCCTCGACGGGGCGGGCGACGGGGCGGGGCGCAGCACAGGCGCGCCGACCCCGGCACCGGGAGGCGGAGAGGGCGGCGCCCGCCCCGTGGTCCTGGACACATCCGCGCGGCGCGCGCGGGCAGCGGGGCATGCCGGGTCCGTGACGGGATAGGTCTAGAGCCGACGGACCGGTTCGACGCGCTGCGGGGCACCACCGCCGGCGACCGCGGCGCTCAGGACGAAGAATGCGGGGCTCAACATGGCGGCGCGCACGCTGCTGGTCACCAACGACTTCCCCGGCCAGAGGGGCGGCTTCGAGACGTTCGGGAGCCGGCTGGCTCGGCGGCTGGCCGGCGGAGACGGCGCGGGGGTGGTCGTCCACACCGCCTCTTCGGGCAACGGCGGGTACGACGACTACCAGGACTACCCGATCGAGCGCGACTCCGGTCCGCGGCTGCTGCCGACCGCGCGCACCGCGCGCCGGGTGGCCCAGCTGATGCGCGGCTACGGGTGCGACCGCGTGCTGCTCGCCGAGGCGGGACTGGGCCTGGTGGCGCCGCGGCTGCGTCCCCGCTCCGACGGCGAGGTGGTCGCCGCGACCCGCGGAGCACGCTCATGGGGACCGGCCGCGCGGCCGATGCTGCGGCGTATCGCTTCGGGGGCCGACGTGCTCGCCTATCCGGACGAGTCCGCGCGCGAGGACGCCGAGACCGCGCTACCGCCCGACTCCGCGGTACGGCTGGTGCGGCTGACAGCGGGAGTGGACACCGACACCTTCCGCCCGGGGCTGGACGGCGCTGCGAGCCGGCGCCGACTCGGCTTGGGGGAGGGGCCGGTGATCCTGTCCGCGGCCCGGCTGGTGCGCGGCTGCGGCGCCGACAGCCTCGTCCGGGCGATGACATGGCTGCGCGTGCGCTTTCCGGGGGTGCGGCTGGTCGTGGCCGGGGACGGACCGGATCTGCGGCGCCTGCGGTCGCTCGCCGCGTGGGCGGGGGTGGCCGAGGACGTCGTGTTCGCGGGTCCGGTCGCCGAGGAGGACCTGCCGCCGCTCTACGCCGCGGCGGACATCTTCGCCCTGCCCTGCCGCAGCGGCTCGGAGAGGGGGAACCCGGCGTGGAGTCCCCGCATGCTCGAAGCGGCGGCGTGCGGACTGCCCGTCGTGGTCGGTGGTTGGGGCCCGGCACCGGACCGAGTGCGCCACGGCGAGACCGGTTACGTGGTCGACGGGGACGACGCGCGCGGCGTGGCGCGGCGGCTCTCCCTGCTGCTGGCCGACCCCCGGACGGCCCGCGCGATGGGTGAGCGCGGCCGCGACTGGGTGCTGCGGGAGTGGACCTGGAAGCGGATCCTCGCGCGGCTGGACCACACGCGGACGGGGGACTGAGCCGGCGGGAGGGCGGCGAAAAGTTGCGCCCGCGGTAGTCGGGTCGGGTGCCCGCTGGTGGCGGTGATCAGCGGGGCGGCTCTGGTTTGCTGGGCGGTCTTGTGGTCTGCCGGTGGAAGGTGGCCTGGAGAAAAGCGGCGGCGAGGGCGGTGGATGGCCGAGCCCGCGGTCAACGCACCGGGTGCTGGCCGATGGCGGTCCTGGCGGGGGCGGCGTTGGGCCGCCGCGGGCCGGTCGGCGCACCCAACGCGCGGTTTTCACCGGATTGCGGCCGCGATCTGGTCGAAACCCTGCGTTGGACGGCACCGGTCCAGCCGAGTCTGTCTGTGGGGCTGGATTCGGCGCCGAATCCAGCCCCACAGACAGACTCGGCGTGGCTTTTCCCGATACCGTGAAGTTATGGCCACGGAATGCGTTTTCCCGCGGCCATAACTTCACGATGACGCCGGACGAACCGGCATACCGGACATACCGGCGCCGGGTCGCCGTCGCACGCGCCACCGCCCGCGAACAGGGCCGGTGCCCGCCGCCCTCGTCGGGCGCCCAACCGGCGGGCACCCTGCCGATGGGCACGGGCTGGGCCATCCGCTACCGTCGCCGCCGCTTTTCCGTCCAAGACGCCTGGATGCCGCCCGGTGTCAAGGCCGCACAGTCGACCGCAGGCGCCACCCGGGGCTCAGAGCACTGCGTGTTACCGCCCGGTGCCGGGGCCGAACCACAGTGCAGCGCGGGCGTCGCCGCAGGCGGCGGCGAGCCGGGCGGATTCGTTCGGTCGCCGGGTTGCCGCCGGGCGGTGGCGGCGGCACGGCGAAGGTGCGAGAGTGTAGTCGGACGTCCTATTAGTTTCCGAGTTGTGCCCGCGCGACGGGCGGCGATCCCGCCCACGACTCAGGGGAGCCGGCAATGGCCCACGAGCGCATCCTGCCCACACCCGAGGCCGAGGACCTGCTGGAGCTGGTCCGCGGCATCGCCGACAAGGAGTTGGCCCCCCGGGCCGCCCGCGACGAGGAGGCGGGCGTCTTCCCGCGCGACGTCTTCGACCTGCTGGGACGCTCCGGGCTGCTGGGGCTGCCCTATCCCGGCGAGTACGGCGGCGGCGACCAGCCCTACGAGGTCTACCTCCAGGTCGTCGAGGAGTTGGCCGCGCGCTGGCTGGCTGTGGGGCTGGGGCTGAGCGTCCACACCCTCTCCTGCTTCCCGGTGGCCGCCTACGGCACCGAAGCACAACGCGCGGCACTGCTCCCCGAGATGCTCGGCGGCGAGCGGCTGGGCGCGTACTGCCTCTCCGAGGCCCAGTCGGGCTCCGACGCCGCGGCCATGGCCACCCGCGCCCGCCCCGGTGGGGAGGGCTACGTCGTCGACGGCGCCAAGTCCTGGATCACCCACGGCGGGGTCGCCGACTTCTACACCCTCTTCGCCCGCACCGGTGGGCCCGACTCCGGCGGCCGCGGCATCAGCTGCTTCCACGTGCCCGCGGCCACGCCGGGCGTCCGGGCGGACCCGCCCGAGCGCAAGATGGGGATGTCCTCCTCACCCACCGCGGTCGTGCGCTTCGACGAGGCCCCGACCGCCGCCGACCGACGCATCGGCGAGGAGGGCCAGGGCTTCGCCATCGCCATGGCCGCGCTGGACTCCGGCCGACTCGGCATCGCCGCGTGCGCCGTCGGTGTGGCCCAGGCCGCGCTGGACGCGGCCGCGGAGTACTCCCGCACCCGCCGCCAGTTCGGCCAGGCCATCGGCGACTTCCAGGGGATCGCGTTCATGCTCGCCGACATGGCCACCGGGGTCGAGGCGGCGCGGGAGCTGTACCTGGCGGCCGCCCGCCGGCGCGATGCGGGGCGCCCCTTCGGCACGCAGGCGGCCATGGCCAAGCTCTTCGCCACCGATACCGCGATGCGGGTCGCCACCGACGCCGTCCAGGTGCTGGGCGGCTCCGGATACACCCGCGACCTGCCCGCCGAGCGGCTGATGCGCGAGGCGAAGGTGCTGCAGATCGTCGAGGGGACGAACCAGATCCAGCGCATGGTCATCGGCCGCGACCTGGCCCGGGCCGCCGACGCCGCCGAAACCGGGGCCCGATAGCGGAAACGACTTCATAACAGGCGTCTCGCAGGACCTGGGCAGGTCACGACATCCGCTGATACAAGGGGGCGAGTGCCGCTGCGGCGTGGGTCACAAACCCGTGTGACGCAGTCGGCGTTTCCGCGGTCGGCGACCACCGGCCGCGGGTGACCGAAGGCGCGAAAAGATCGGCGGAGGCGAATATGGCCCAGGTCCGGCTGGCCGGGATCGGCAAGACCTACCCGGACGGCACGAGCGCGGTCTCGGCGCTCGACCTCGACATCGCCGAGGGGGAGTTCCTCGTCCTCGTCGGCCCCTCCGGGTGCGGCAAGACGACCGCGCTGCGCATGATCGCCGGCCTGGAGGAGATCACCTCGGGGACGCTGACGATCGGCGACCGCACGGTCAACCGCACCCCCGCCCGCGACCGCGACGTGGCCATGGTCTTCCAAAGCTACGCCCTCTACCCGCACTTATCGGTGCGCGACAACATCGCCTTCGGGCTGCAGCTGCGCAAACTGCCCAAGCGCGAGATCAAGCAGCGGGTGGAGGCCGCCGCCGAGACCCTGGGCCTGACCGAGCACCTCGACCGCCGCCCCCGCAACCTCTCCGGCGGCCAGCGCCAGCGGGTGGCCATGGGCCGGGCCATCGTCCGCCAGCCCCAGGCGTTTTTGATGGACGAGCCGCTGAGCAACCTCGACGCCAAGCTGCGGGTGCAGATGCGCGCCGAGATCTCCCGCATCCAGCGCGACCTCGGTGTGACCACCGTCTACGTCACCCACGACCAGGTCGAGGCGATGACGCTGGGCGACCGGGTCGCCGTGCTGAAGAAGGGCGTGCTGCAGCAGGTCGCCGCACCCCAGGAGCTCTACAACCATCCCGCCAACCTTTTCGTCGCCGGGTTCATCGGCTCGCCGTCGATGAACCTGTTGCAGGCGCGCATCGAGGCCGACGGCCCCGGAGCCCGCCTGGATCTGGGCGGCCACACGCTGGCGGTGCCCGCCGAGCTGCTCGCCGAGCGCCCCCGCCTGCGCGAGTACCTCGGCCGCGACATCGCCGTGGGCATCCGCCCCGAGGACATGGACGACGCCGAACTCGGCCACGAGGACCCCGGCGCCGTGCTCACCTCCACCACCGACCTCGTCGAGGCGCTCGGCGCCGAGCTGCTGGTGCACTTCCGGCTGCCGGCGCCGCCCGTCGTCACCGAGGACACCAAGGAGCTGGCCCGAGACGCCGGCGCCGACCAGGTCGACGCCGCCACCCCTGACAGCGACGTCATCGCCCGGTTCAGCCCCCGATCGCAGGCCCGCACCGGCCAGCCGGTGCGGGTGCGGGTCGACACCGCGCGCCTGTACTTCTTCGACCCCGCCACTGGAGACGCCGTCTGGGGCGACGCCGTCTCCGCCACCGAGCAGAAGGAGGGAACACATGCCTGAGCACATGTGGAGAGGACGCGCCGCGCTCGCGGTGACCGCGGTCGGCGCGCTGGCGGCGGCGACCGCCTGCAGCCCGGGATCGACGCAAAGCGGGGGTTCCGGCGACCTGGCGGGCGTGGAACTGCTGGTGGCGGCCAAGTGGACCGGCGTCGAGGAGGAGAACTTCACCGAGGTGCTGGCCGGGTTCGAGGAGGAGACCGGCGCCACTGTCACCTACGAGTCCACCGGCGAGGACACCGGCGCCTACCTCGGCCCCAAGATCGAGGCGGGCGAGCCGCCGGACGTGGCCATCCTGCCCCAGCCCGGCCTGGTCCAGGAGTACGCCGCCCAGGATGCGCTCGTGCCGCTCTCCGGCGACGCGGCCACCGCACTGCAGGAGAACTACACCGACTACTGGCGCCAACTGGGCTCCGTCGACGGCGAAGCCTACGGCGTGCTGCTGAAGGCCGCCCACAAGTCCATCATCTGGTATCGGCCCGACGCCTTCGACCAGGCGGGCGTCACCCCGCCGGGGACCTGGAGCGACCTCACCGGCACCACCGCCACCACGCTCTCCGAGGCCGGGATCACGCCCTTCGCCATGTGCGGCGCCTCGGGCTGGACGCTGACCGACTGGTTCGAGAACGTCTACCTCTCCCAGGCCGGACCGCAGAAGTACGACCAGCTCGTCGCCCACGAGATCCCCTGGACCGACGACAGCGTCGTGCAGACCCTGGAGACCCTCGCCGAGGTGTGGGGCGAAGAGGAGTGGATGGCCGGCGGCACCCAGGGCGCGGTGCAGACCGACTTCCCCACCTGCGTCTCCGAGGTCTACGGCCAGGAGCAGGCCGCCATGGTCTACGAGGCGGACTTCGTGGCGGCGAGCGCCGAGGAGGCCGGCGCGACGGTGGGCGAGACCGCCCAGGCGTTCCCGTTCCCGGCCGTGGGCGAGGACTCCGACGCCCCCGTCGTGGTCGGCGGCGACATCGCCGTGGCCATGAGCGAGGCCGAGGGCGTGCAGCGGCTGATGGCCTACCTCGCCTCGCCCGAGGCCCAGACCACCTGGGCCGGGCTCGGCGGCTACCTCTCGGCCAACTCCCAGGTGGAGGCCGGCGCCTATCCCGACGAGTTCACCCGGACCCTGGCCCAGACCATCCTGGAGGCCGGCGACGACGTCCGCTACGACCTCTCCGACCAGGTACCCAGCCAGTTCGGCGCGACCGAGGGCAAGGGCATGTGGGCCGCTCTTCAGGACTTCCTGCGCGACCCCTCCGACCCCGAGGCCGCGGCCGAGAAGCTCGAACAGGCCGCTGCGGCGGCGGAGTAGCCCCGACATGCCTCCCTCCACCGACACGCGACCGCAACGTCTCCGGGGACGCGGCGGCGACGGCGAGGCCCTCCTATGACCGCCGCCGAGACCGCATCCGACGCCCCCGCCGCCGCGCAGGCAGGCGGCCCCGCCACCGGGCGGGGCCGCCTCGGCCCGCCGCCCTGGCTGGCCCTGTTCTTCCTGCTGCCGGCACTGCTGTTCCTGGGAATCTACGTCGTCTACCCGATCCTGTTCTCGGTCTATAGGAGCCTGTGGGACGCGCCGGGTACCGAGTTCGTCGGACTGGACAACTACGTACGGATGTTCACCCGCGCCGACACCTTCACGGCGCTGCGCAACAACGTCATCTGGATCGCGGTGGCACCGGCCGTGGTGACCGTGGCCGGGCTGATCTTCGCGGTGCTGACCGAGCGCATCCGCTGGTCCACGGCCTTCAAGATCGTGGTGTTCATGCCGATGGCGATCTCCTTCCTCGCCTCCGGTGTGATCTTCCGGCTCGTCTTCGAGCAGGACCCCGAGCGGGGCCTGGCCAACGCGGTCATCACCACGGTCCAGGACACCGTCGCCCCGACCGGCGCCTACCCCGACGCCCGTCCCCGCGAGCAGGTGCCGCTGGAGGAGACCTCCGGCGGCGGCTACCGGCTCACCGACCCCGTCTCCCCGGGCGACGCGGTGGCCGTCCCGCTGGTGGGCGTCTCGCCCGACGACGTGCCCGGCGACCCTGAACCCGCCCGCACCGCCGAGACCGAGCAGGGCGCGGTCACCGGAACGGTATGGATGGACTTCACCCGCGGAGGCGGCGGCGAGGAAGGCGTCGCCGACCCCAGCGAGACGGGGCTGCCCGCCCTGCGCATCGAGGCGGTCCGCGACGGCGAGGTGGTCGCCACCGCGGCCACCGCCTCCGACGGCACCTTCGCCCTGACGGGACTTGAGGGCGAGGGCTACACGCTGCGGCTGGCCGCATCCAACTTCTCCGAGCCCTACAACGGCCTGACGTGGCTGGGGCCGACCCTGATCACGCCGTCCATCATCGCCGCCTACCTGTGGGTATGGGCCGGGTTCGCCATGGTGCTCATCGCGGCGGGCCTCTCGGCCATCCCCCGCGAGGCGCTGGAGGCCGCCCGGGTCGACGGAGCCACCGAATGGCAGGTGTTCCGGCGGGTGACGGTCCCGCTGCTCTCGCCGGTGCTCATGGTGGTCTTCGTGACCCTGATGATCTACGTGCTGAAGATTTTCGACCTGGTGTTCGTGATCGCCCCGGGGTCGGTGCGTGCCGACGCCAACGTGCTGGCCCTGGAGATGTGGCAGGTCTCCTTCGGCATCAACGACCAGGGGCTGGGCAGCGCCTTGGCGGTGTTCCTGCTGGTGCTGGTCGTGCCGGCGATGATCTTCCAGATCCGACGGTTCCGCCGGGAGGAGACATGAGCGCACAGATCGAGCCGGCCGAATCCGCCGAGCGCGAGGCACCGGACGCACCGGGCGATCGCGAGGGGGCGCCGCGGCGCTCGACGGCCGCGCGCCTGGTGGCCCGCAGCGGTTCCGGACTGGTGCAGGTACTGCTGATTCTCATCGCGCTGTTCTGGATGCTGCCCACACTGGGCCTGCTGTTCTCCAGTCTGCGCTCGCCCGCGGACAACGCGGCGTCGGGATGGTGGGCCGTGCTCACCGAGCCCTCCCAGCTCACCCTGCGCAACTACGCCGACCTGCTGGACAACCCCGACTTCGTGGCCTCCTTCGGCAACACGGTGCTGATCACGGTGCCTGCCACGGCGATCATCGTCGTGGTGGCCTCCCTGGCCGCCTACGCCTTCGCCTGGCTGGAGTTCCCCGGCCGCGACTGGCTCTTCCTGGGCGTGGTCGGGCTGCTGGTCGTGCCGCTGCAGGTGGCGCTGGTACCCATCTCCAGCCTCTACGGCGGGACCCCGCTGTACGGATCGATCGCCGCGGTGGTGCTGTTCCATGTCGGCTTCGGACTGCCGTTCGGGATCTTCCTGCTGCGCAACTTCTTCGCGGCCATCCCGCGGGACCTGCTGGAGGCGGCGCGGATGGACGGCGGCAAGGAGCTGACGATCTTCCGCCGGGTGATCCTGCCGCTGGGCGGTCCCGCGATCGCGTCGCTGGGGATCTTCCAGTTTCTGTGGGTGTGGAACGACCTGCTGGTGGCCCTGGTCTTCGCCTCCGAGGCCAGCCAGCCCATGACGGTGGCCCTGCAGTCGGAGATGCGCCAGTTCGGCGCGAACATCGACGTGATCTCCGCGGGCGCGTTCCTGTCGATGGTGGTGCCGCTGCTGGTGTTCTTCGCCTTCCAGCGGTATTTCGTGCAGGGCGTGATGGCCGGAGCGGTGAAGTAGCCGCACGCCACCGGCGGCGGTCGTGCGGGGGCGGCCCGCGCAACCGCCGCACGGAGACACCGCGAGGGGCCGGCATCCTGGGAGGATGCCGGCCCCTGGGCGTATGCGGGGACTCAGCCGCGGCGGCTCCCGCCGCAAAGCGGCGCCGTGCAGAGGCCGGCGGGCCCCGGCGCCGACGCGCGGGGCCCGCCCCTCGCCGCGGGCCGAACTCGGCCGCCGCCTGTGCGGGCGGCGGCCGGCGAGAGGGGAGAACGGCCCGCCGCGGTCGGGTCGGTATCGGGGGTCAGCCGGTCTGGCCGATCGCCAGGCCGCTGTCCTTGTCGAAGTAGTGCAGCTGGCTGACGTCGATCGACAGCGAGATCTTGCCGCCGGGGCGCACCGCGCTGCGCGGGCTGACGCGGGCGGTGAACACCGACTTGTCCCCGGACAGCGGCAGGCCGCCCTCACCCTCGCTCTCGTCGGCCGCGTCGGCGGCCAGCGCCGCGGCCTCCTCGTGGCGCACCGGGGGCGCGTTCACCGAGAAGATGACGTTGATCTCGGTGCCGAGCTCCTCGGTGATGTCGGCGACGGCGTCCATGCTGGTGCCGTTGCCCGAGATCGCGGCGTCCTCGAAGTCGGAGGGACGGATACCCAGGATGATCTGCTTGCCCATGTAGTCGCGCAGGCCCGGGCGGGCGTCGACGATGGAGCTGGGGACGGTCAGGGCGTGCTCGGCGAACTTCAGCACGGCGCCGGAGCCGTCCTGCTGCAGCTCGGCGTTGACGAAGTTCATCGCCGGGGAGCCGATGAAGCCCGCGACGAAGAGGTTCGCCGGGTGGTCGAACAGGTTCTTGGGGGTGTCGACCTGCTGCAGGCGGCCGTCGCGCAGCACTGCGACACGGTCGCCCAGGGTCATGGCCTCGGTCTGGTCGTGGGTGACGTAGACGGTGGTCACGCTCAGGCGCTCGTGGAGCTGGTTCAGCGAGGCGCGCATCTGCACACGCAGCTTGGCGTCGAGGTTGGACAGCGGCTCGTCCATCAGGAACGCCTGCGGTTCGCGGACGATGGCCCGGCCCATGGCCACGCGCTGGCGCTGACCGCCGGAGAGGGCGGCGGGGCGGCGCTTGAGGTAGGACTCCAGGCCCAGCATGGACGCGGCGTCCTGGACGCGCTTGGCGATCTCCTGCTTGGGGATCTTACGCAGCTTCAGGCCGAAGGCCAGGTTCTGCTCGACCGTCATGTGCGGGTAGAGCGCGTAGTTCTGGAAGACCATGGCGATGTCGCGGTCCTTCGGCGGGCGGTCGTTGACCACGTCGTCGCCGATGTAGAGGTCGCCGCCGGTGATCTCCTCCAGTCCGGCGATCATCCGCAGCGCCGTGGACTTGCCGCAGCCCGAGGGGCCGACGAGCACCATGAACTCGCTGTCGTGGATTTCCAGGTTGAGGTTGTCGACGGCCTTGACTCCGCCGGAGTACACCTTGTCGACGCCGTCCAGGACGATCTTCGCCATGGGTTAACAGCTCCCGTGTCCGTCGCCCGTCCCGGCTGCGGGAGCGGGCTCTTCCGCTGTGCTGATCACTCTGTATCGATCTGTTGACCAACATCGAACACCACCGAAGCCGTTCTGTCGATAGTTCGTCCTGTTTCGATCCGATAGCGTCCACATTGTGAGACGGCGGAGATCGGGTGGATCCGGAGGCGACGAGCGCCCCGCGCCCGCACCGCGGCTGAACGGTGCGGGCGCCGCGGTGGGCGGTATCGGCCGAACGCGCGCGGCGCGAAGGCCGGTCGGCCTCATCGGGCGCCACCGGATTCACGTGCGCACACGCGCGGCGCGAGTACGGTCCGAGCGGCGCCAAGGCGGCGCAGGGCCCGTCGCCGACCGCCCGCATGGGCGCCGCTCCAAGGCATCGTTCCAGCTCAGCGCGCTGGATCGGGGTCATATGCCGGAGTCGCGGGCGATGCCGGCGGACTGGCGTGCGCACATCCGGGTGCGTTAGCCTGGCGACGGTTGCCCGGATCCGGTCGCCCCCGCGGACCTCCGCGTGCGTGAGCGGGCCCGAGACCACTCCCCGACACGTCGGCGAAGCGTTGCGGCGCACGAGTGGGAGTCTGGGTAATCTACTGACCAGTCCAGCACTGGACGGACCGGTCGAGCGGTCCGGTCGTTGTCTTGCCGGACGTCGCGCCACGCACCAGGCGCGGCCGTCGGCCTGATAAGGACCGGGGTTCCGCGACCGGGCGGGGGGTTGGACCCGGAGAAGGCCCGGACATCCAGTAGACAACGGTCTCCGCGCTCGCCGCCGACGAGACGGATCCGGTCCGAAGGGTGATTCGGGCCTTTTCCGCGTCCCCCCATCCACAGGCGAAAGCGAGCCAGGCTTGGTTACCGAAGGCGCCCGGCACACCGGCGAAGAAGCCGGGAGGGCCCCTGCGGCGGTCGAAGGACCTCCCCGGCGCTCGCTGAGCGGTCCCGCCCCGCGCGCCCTCGCGGCCGCGGCGGCGGGGCTGTGCCAGCTGCTCGCTCTGCCGCCCTACGGGCTGTGGTGGCTCGGTCCTCTCGGCGCCGCCCTGCTCACTCTCGCGGTCATGGGCACCCGCCTGCGCCGGGCCGGATGGCTCGGGCTGCTGGCCGGCGCCGCGCTGATGGTTCCGCTGATCCGCTGGCAGGACGTCTTCGGCACCGACGTGTGGCTGATCATCGCCGCCGCCGAGTCCGTGTACTTCGCGCCGATGGCCGCGGGCATCGCCCTGGTCGCGCGACTGCCGGGATGGCCGGTGTGGACCGCGGCGCTGTGGGTGCTGCAAGAAGCCGTGCGCGCCCGTTTCCCGCTGGGCGGGTTCCCCTGGGGCAAGCTCGCCTTCGCCCAGCCCGACACCCCCTTCACCGGATACGCGGCCCTCGGGTCCTCGCCGCTGGCAACCTTCGCCGTGGCGCTGACGGGCACGCTGCTGCTGGCGGCGGTGCTGCGCCTGGCGCGGCGGCCGCGGGCCCCGCTGGCCGCGACGGCGGGACTGGCGGCGGGCGCCGCCGCCCTCACCGCCGGCGGCGCCGCCCTGCCTGCGCTGACCGCCCCCGCCGTCGACCACACCGCCACCGTCGCCCTGGTGCAGGGCAACGTGCCCGGCGTGGGGGAGATGAGCGTCCTCGGCGAGCGCATGCAGGTGCTGCGCAACCACACCGAGGGCGTACACCGGCTCGCCGACCGGGTCGAGGCGGGCGAGGCCCAGCAGCCCGACCTGGTGGTGCTGCCGGAGAACGCCAGCGACATCGACACCTACACCGACCCGGCCGCGGCCGAGATGATCAGCGAGGCCGCCCGCGACATCGGGGCGCCCCTGCTGTTCGGCATCACCCGCTACAGCGCCGACGGCACCGAGCGCGAGGTGCGCAGCGTCGTGTGGGACCCCGAGGACGGACCCGGCGACTACTACACCAAGCGCTACCTGGTGCCCTTCGGCGAGTACATCCCCTACCGTGATTTCTTCACCCGCTTCGTGCAGCGCCTGGAGCACGTCAGCAGCGACGCCGTTCCCGGCGACGAGCCGGGGGCGCTGACATTGGGCGGGACGACCCTGGCCACCGCGATCTGCTTCGACGTGGCCTTCGACCCGCCGGTGCGCGAGTCGGTGGCCGCCGGGGGCCAGATCATCGCCGTGCCCACCAACAACGCCAACTACAACTTCACCGGCCAGTCCGAACAGCAGTTGGCCATCACCCGGCTGCGCGCCGTCGAGCACGGGCGCCCCGCCGTGGTCGCCTCTACCAGCGGCATCAGCGCCGTGGTGACCAGGCGCGGCGAAGTCACCTACCGCTCGCCCGAGGCGCAGTCGGCCGTGCACGTGGCCGAACTGCCGGCCATGACCGGTCTGACCCCGGCCACCCGCCTGGGAGCGCTGCCCGAGGCGGCGCTGTGCGCGGCGGCCGCGGGCGCACTCGGTGCCGCGCTCGCCGCGGCCGGCCGGCGCCGCCGCGCCCCGGTCGGCGAGGGGGACCGGGCTCAGGACGGTGCCGCCCCGCCGGCCGGCTGAGGTCCGCCGGCATCACGGCCGCCCGATCGGGAACGAACGGCGGGGTGCGTGCGTTGACATCGAAGGGAGGCCTGCCGAGTCGAGGATGGTGCCCATGCCGCTGCTGATCGTCATCGCGCTGATGGCGCTGCCCTTCCTGGAGATCTGGCTGATGATCCTGGTCGGCCAGCA is a window from the Streptomonospora litoralis genome containing:
- the lnt gene encoding apolipoprotein N-acyltransferase — encoded protein: MVTEGARHTGEEAGRAPAAVEGPPRRSLSGPAPRALAAAAAGLCQLLALPPYGLWWLGPLGAALLTLAVMGTRLRRAGWLGLLAGAALMVPLIRWQDVFGTDVWLIIAAAESVYFAPMAAGIALVARLPGWPVWTAALWVLQEAVRARFPLGGFPWGKLAFAQPDTPFTGYAALGSSPLATFAVALTGTLLLAAVLRLARRPRAPLAATAGLAAGAAALTAGGAALPALTAPAVDHTATVALVQGNVPGVGEMSVLGERMQVLRNHTEGVHRLADRVEAGEAQQPDLVVLPENASDIDTYTDPAAAEMISEAARDIGAPLLFGITRYSADGTEREVRSVVWDPEDGPGDYYTKRYLVPFGEYIPYRDFFTRFVQRLEHVSSDAVPGDEPGALTLGGTTLATAICFDVAFDPPVRESVAAGGQIIAVPTNNANYNFTGQSEQQLAITRLRAVEHGRPAVVASTSGISAVVTRRGEVTYRSPEAQSAVHVAELPAMTGLTPATRLGALPEAALCAAAAGALGAALAAAGRRRRAPVGEGDRAQDGAAPPAG